The Periplaneta americana isolate PAMFEO1 chromosome 14, P.americana_PAMFEO1_priV1, whole genome shotgun sequence region tgaactggcaccgtgcgattaccatctccttggtaaactgaaggatcccttcgcggaacgaggttagaagatgactcccttgtgcacgctgctaaagagtggctcagacgtgttggtccagacttttaccgtgctggtctacataccctcgttcctaggttacgtaaggcagttgaaagggacggggattatgtggaaaagtgacattttgttcctaaaggatgtatctacattctgtgaaaatagcaaagcttaggatgaaaatataatttttaaacaaatgatatgcattacttttggagttaccctagtaatataggctatagtaaagtcggtaataaaagtgttcaccctttcagggcaaagaagatcccttttcaatttcaatttttactttgatttcattcttattatatgttgatatgtatttctatgttttcttgctatgaatattagacggaattactatgtttgaagtcttgtaacattaaatgagaatttcatttgactttaatgaatttttccacaattattCTACCTCTCACGGAAttttcaatgtaatatcacgaaattaccaaggttatcacgaaataaccaaccttttagcttaagttgtaaaagttcaaaaaacgtgtccaatcttttatgtctccagatttgtacagcaaattatcgtcttttagatgaaaaatcggaataaggatatatttacacatttgcattttaaattaattttcatgaaattatcacgaaattaccaatgcttACCCTACTAGATTAGACTGTGGCTACATCCTCGCATTCTCCGTCTCTTTCTACTCGATCTTCTCTCTCCTGTTCAGCTCTATAGCCGGGGATGTGATTTTGTAGTGATGATTTTACCTTTATTTCGGTGTTTATTTTGTCATGATTTAGGtgaatatttcgtgaaaatatgaaggtttgggttaatatttcgtgaaaatatgAGTTAGGATACggtatacaaaatattatgtacaacAACATGAGTAAATCCAGTTcgtaattttaattgttacaaattTCTTGATACTTTCAATATCAAGAAtgttaaattacacaaataaaatttttcttgaaaattaggcctacttataacaACCATTGCTTAACATCAGTTACACATATTTagaaaaagtaatgaaaataCACTGACCAATCCACGAACAAGTATAAAGTTAACCCTGATCCCAGGCAGTAAGCCTAAATCTTACACCGGTTTACAGCACCTTAACTATCCTATAAGGGCTGAGAATAGtttcaacattttaacattaGAAAGTAACTCGTCGATCAGGTAGAATATTTTATACGTCGAAAATCCTCTGTCGCTATCAATGTTTGACACAGAAAACCACAACACATTCGAAGACATGTTGAAGCAAAACTGTTGTCATCCTTGTCTGATTCAGAGTATGTAAATTAGAAGTAGTTTGTATACTCTTTGGTCTCTGCAAAGACGTTGCAGAATCGTTGTTTACATCTGAAGCGAAGCTTCAGAAGGCAgccaaattaaattttgtattttattttaaaggatTACCTGTTTTCACGAGTATTTCGTGAAAAAAGAAACACGTTTGAAGTAGGTACTAATTTCGTGATTGAAGGTTTTCGTTAGAATTATTAGATTTCGCTACATTTCACGGTTAAATGTCATTCATTTTCTAGATTACCTTCGtgatgtttgtgtttttttttttttgtgcgaatACAATTAAGTTGTCAAACATTCCGCGTATTTTGTTACTTCCAAAACAATCACACCCCTTCCTATACATTTCGCATGTAAAAACAGCAGTTGTGCAGTGTATTTAAGACAagtttaataatgaaaaaaaatcttttttttttcgaattattTGAATCTCCTAGAAAATGGTCAATGGTTTTACTCCATAATGGAATTTTTAGGTCATgtacagtgtgtccgcagaaacattcccAGGTTATAAATTGCTAcaattctgtcactatgtgttttacgaagttcataccggtgtcattagaaagaacagctcaaagatttttttttttttaattcgtcaactttttggatacagtatcgaaatcttgggtgatctACCGACTGTTCCTAATTGCTTTTTgcttattgctgagaggtagttcatttatgatgctgcactcccgtcataaccaggatgaacagcgtgaaaacaaatttgacagataactatgagaagaggaacaaaggtgtacgatgtcttgtgtagtactgagggttGTAAGAATTccaggaaatgcgtaattgataattgttgaccAAAACAACAGATAGCAgcgcaagaagaaagaaaaaacgccGTTTTcgctatttcgcttgtcattaagCACCTGATGACCATGCAAAACGACGTGTTTCCTGTGAAAATTTATTGACACCTAATGGCGGATGATGAAGACCTTtcagccaaattcatttttagtGACGAGGCAACGTTCCACAtcaatggaaaagtaaacaagcacAATCTCAAACAACAAGAACCTCAGAATCTGAAAGAGATCCAACTTCATATCATTGCCGCCATCGAGTCCATCCCTATAGATTTGTTGGCATGAGTGGGAATATCGCCTTGATGTCTACAGCGTGACACGTGGAGCACACATCGAGTGTCTTTGAGGTGGATGCTAAAATGTTTTAGTTTCTCTTCTAATGATGCCAGTTTCGTATAAATCCGGCAACTGACAGCGACGCTttagcagtttataaccccgaAATATTTCTGCTGACACACTGCAATTTAAAACCGTTACTCTTTTATTGTCAATGtctacagcaaatgtaattgCTCGTATGATATCTTATAATGAATAGGACTTGGAAAATTAGTTGGCGTAAGTCACCTTCAGCTTCTTTAGCGATGAACGGTTACTACGCTTTCCATGTTGCATGGCCGTTAGGCTCTGACGTCGCCACTGTCGTATACAAGATATCTTAGGCACGATTACGGAGTGCGGAGCACTGAGGGGACCAACGCATTTGTGGAGGGGAATAACgcactctgctagttcgtggagtcaacaccggtcaatttacaagGGCGGGTAGTAAATAAATAGCAGCCCGTGGTCGCTAATGCAAGCCTTCTTGCTTGCGTTTCTCAATGCGTGAGTAATAGTAAGAAATTGAGAAATATGGGAAAAGAATGGCTATGCCGAAGACGACGGTGAGAAGACACAGCAGCTTCAGAAAGTTCCTCGTCTTCCAGTAGGGGGTGTCGTCTTCGTCGTCGTCTTTGTCAGAATTTTCAACGTCTCCACCCTTTTCTGCATCGGATTCTTGTATTAGAAACTCGTTCACATAGTGATGTTCAGTCGGATTTTCCTTTTGTTTCGCCTCCTGACGGCTGTCGTTGTTGCCTTCGGGTTCTATGGCAATGTCCTCCATGGAATCTGTCCTTGCAAAATGCACCACACTGGATCGTTTTTCCTCAGACTCCATGCTCTTAGCTGTAATTAAACACACATTGGGCAATATaggcatttattttttaatttttctgtcatgTACTAAATGCAGCATGtacgaaatttaattaaaactaggTACACATGTTAAGTCAATGTGAAATTGGCAAACCACTGATGaacaataacttctttactgtgttaatattataaaaaatacctggctgactagtttcgaggtAGTCAAacagatatttttataatttaacacaGTAAAGGAGTTacatcggaaaacgtattatgttctTTCCATGtgctaaattttacattacctcgttaacatgtttcagcctgctattggccatcttcagaactggttgttgctgttcttggcgccttttgtttgtgtttcctgtggaggtgtgtttgtgtagtgtaatgtggagtcaaagagtgtatgtgttctgaaattgagttgtgtattgagaatttcatttggacgtgtttttgtgtgtgtctgtatatttcatattgttctagtgtgtttagtttctggctgtttggttggatgtgtagaatttccatgtctatgttgatgtctctgtatgtgtgaaggcatttgtgatgtgttctgcatatgtggaagtgttttgtaattttgttatagctgtgaggtgttctttgtaacgtgtttgaaataatttgcctgtctgtcctatgtagaagttgttgcaggtgttacatttgaattAATATACGCCTGTAGGGTTGTATTTAttagtttgtgttgtttgtgtgttggaatatttttataggctattatttgttctgtatgcgatgttgtaatgtaatttcttgaatgaggttgcagtcttgtgtgtgtttttgttttcgtatgttagtgtgatgtattttttgtgttcttgtgtttgtgttgtcagGCCCGGTGAGAGGGTATGGAAGGCATGGCTGTATCCTGGGGGCCCGGGGCTTTCAGGGGATCCGGGTAACATGctgagggagagtcaaaaagtaaccttaataatattgttttattaattgaatatgtataataagactacaaacacttcatcacttttcaacatagtccccagtacgttcaatgcaagtgttcctgttatactatgttaaagtgatgaagtgtttgtagtcttattgtacatattcaattaataaaacaattattaaggttactttttttaCTCTTCCTCGTATATAGAtactaattaaaatgtaaaactgaaagtaataatattatttaagttctgCGACTTTTTACATACACGAATCATAGTGAAATCGTTGCATTGGGTTTGGCATTTATCAGGAAAACAGTCCTCTACTACGATAGATAGTACACGCTTATTCCATCTCCATTCCACGCCACACACAAACTGAAAGTCGTTTGGTTGGCTTGTTCGGAAGCTGACAACTGTGTATGTTAATGttttaatcaattttgtttgaaGATTCTGAGTTATcattttctttacttggttatttaacgacgctgtactacgaggttatttagcgtcgatgaaattggtgatattgagatgatatttggcaagatgatgccgaagattcgccatagattatctgttATTTGCCTTACGgatggggaaagcctcggaaaaaatccaactagataatcagcccaagcaggaatcgaacccacacccgagcggaactccggatcagcaggcaagcgccttagccgactgagctacgccggtagttGAGTTATCCTCATAAATATGGTGCTCAGAAAAGAAAGGAGAAGGAGACGAAGGAAGAATTATCCAAGAAAAAAACAGAGAATATTTGAAAGCTTTGGTTTTGTGTTGAAGAAAGCTAGAACGTGTGAACAGGAAGAGGAAGTGAAAAGTGAATCTTTGGATCAAAGAAAAGATATTCAAGATGAAGACGAAGTAAAATCAGGATCTAATGAACGTTCCGAATCAATAAATACAACATGATCAGATTTTTCTTGCTCCACTAGTAGCCTCTCACCGTGACCAATAACATCATGGGCAGCAACCTCTCTAGACCTTTTGATTTTGACATCGGGACACTAGAAAATAAGTTTTCTACTGGATTGATTCAAGAAGTAGTTCTTCGTGGGCTTAAATCACTCCCTAAAGAGTTTCAATGTGACATGGATAGTAATTAATTGTCTCATTGTATTCTCCAATGCACcttgaaaaatggagaaagcgTACCAAGAGACTGACTGCCGTATCTTCAGCAAGTTGCACGTTCAGTATTATGTTCTCTTGGAGGTTTTACTGGTGGAAGAGACTCTATGATAAATTACCTAAACATAAAAATAGTGCTAGACATAAGGCATGTTATCTAGAGTGGCGGGTCTTGGAGAAACTTTTAAGTGGGGATTTAGTAGTTGATATGTTACATTCTAAAACCTTTAAGAATGAAGTGGACAATTGGAGAAAGATTTTAATGCGTATTTTGGATATGATTCTGTTTCTAGGTGAAAGAGGCTTGTTATTGAGAGGGGATACCCAACTTATTGGTGATCCCAGGAATGGCAACTTCCTTGGGATCTTAGAATTAATTAGTCTATTCAATCAGTAAACTTTAAGAATAACTTACAAACACTTCAACTCCTGAATGTCTTTACTCAACAGAAACTGATCAATCTATTCCCAAATTCTGCATTGCTTTGCGGATATTTACTACATTGCCATTAAAAGTTGTTTAGCCTGTTGGCGCGTGCGAAGGACATATTTCGCTCAACAATGTCGCAAGGGAGACTATCATGTCTTGGCACCTTAGCTTTGGAAAGCAGTCTTGCACGAGAGTTGGACTTTGAAGAAATAATAGACTATTTTGCGAGTCGAAAGGCAAGAAAACCTTCACTGTAGATTTCTTAAAAGTAATGTtctcctaaaatgtaagttagtgacttagtgtgtgtgtctatatttaaaataaacaatagagAATAGAGTAGCATAAAATATTTGTTCACTTTTGTAACGTCCATAATAAAAGATTAAAAAGCATTGTTCAGTGTTATGCTACTTCATATACGAGTGTTCTCAATATTCGTATATCGTTTGAAAGGGAGGTCCGTAGAATCTTAGCCAGGGGGCCCATTTCGGCTCTCTACGGCCCtgtgtgttgtattcttatgttttttgtgattatgttttgtctttcgtattatgttgtctattatgttggagttttatccgttttcttgtgctatgtatttgattgtgtttagctcttctttataGTCATGTtgattcattggtatgttgagtagtctgtgtaccattgttcggaatgcagcttgtttgtgttgtgttgggtgattggatgtgttgtgtatgtgttattgctgttgttgttgttgtgggttttctgtagattttgaatgtgtgtttgttgtcgacgtttgttattgtgatgtctagaaaaattatggatttgttgttttcagtttctaatgtgtagtgtagctttgggtgtattttgtttatgtgttgatacAGGTTTTgcatctttgactccacattacattacacaaacacaccctcacaggaaacacaaacaaaaggcgccaagaccagcaacaaccagttctgaagatggccaatagcaggctgaaacatgttaacgaggtaatgtaaaatttaacacgtgaaaaacACATAATACTttttcctaagtgatatagtgttaacagttatgtaatcaagatgtataaagaagTTActattaatcagtgattatatgcaagtgttaaaagagtgtaccaAACAATGAAGAAACAAAAAACGATGAAAATATGgggaaacataatttaaaaataaattgataatgatgtaataaaaaattgACTGTGGATTTAAAGAAATTATAATgactcaaaattttctcgggcttccagccaggtcataagttggtgatccaccgacgtttcgaggatgttcatcttcctcattttcagggttaaatgataactAAGGGTATCCAGCcaactataaattaaggagctgggtacccttagttatcatttaactctgaagatgaggaagatgaacatcctcgaaacgtcggtggatcaccaacttatgacctgactggaagcccgagaaaattgaGTTATCACGTCggcaggaaagcttcagtagttatgtCAAATTATAATGATTTCGTGAAATGTGTACTACAttcgaattaaagtaataaaatacaatgtgtACATTCATTAacactgtagtgtattttatttgatattcttcTGTATCAGTGACGtaacatgaaattttgagcaggagaAGCTAAATCAAATTGACTTTCATGTATGAGGaaacgtattgcaaaaatatataacacttaaaataaatactggtaaaatataataatttcatggTTTATACATATATCTATCAAATAGATTGCTActtataatttaacattagctcactctctgtcatatttagagaaagcATAATGCACTTTgttctgtattttttaaaaagGAATTCATTGTCACGTGAAGTGAACTGAATGAAGTCTCTCCAGAAAATGTTCGGGGTTGTCCCAGTTCTgtataggttgaattgttgtgtagtttcgTTATGGCTGTGttgtgttccttgtaacgtgtttgaaatgatcttccagtctgtccaatgtagaagtcgttgcaactaatgcatgacacaatcatgaacacaccctatCACAGCAGGAAACCAGAAAATAGCTAGGACAATGAAGACTATCACTTCGAAACCAGTTATCCAGGTAATTTCCAGATGTTAACACAGTAAAAcgttgtaaagttaatcagtgacaatttttctctcttttacctCGAATATAGACGTTTCAGGAATACACAGTTTTGTCCGAAACatctttttaaataattacacatTTTAGTTATGAAGTAGTGTTAAAATCGCTGAAAGATCTCTGGCCTAagctaaaacattttaaaatatattttttatttttagtatttgaagctaaatttttacattgaacttgtcaaattgataattattacaaaattaaattaaaattcttaTACAACTTTTTTTATAAAGAACTGTATAGttataagagaaataataattggAGTTTCCTGCAATTCACTGATTAAAAAGAACATTCTTAGCGATGTTTTCCATTGCCGTTCTTGATACAACTTCACAAATaactatgacgtaattctgtgtATCTGAAACAGATTTAATAATTTAAACTATTGAGAAAGGTATGCACTGTGTATCAAGtaacattatttacttttaataaggaaactgtatctatttcttttattttaaatgagCTGTATTTGCTATACgaatgctatttatttatttattcatgcatccatccattcgtccgtccgtccatccatccatccatccatccatccatccacccatacatacatacatacatacatacatacatacatttatttttttgttagcCAATAACGATTAGAGTCATTAGACAACTACTAAGTTAGCATGAATGCTAATATATTCACAATACTAGTGGCAAtgacgatgaagatgataataataataataataataataataataataataataataataataataaagtcgaatttaggcccaagaatatataacaaatttatatttaaatttcataatcttgtcaattctaatagttctagtattaaattaaaaaagttatgtatggtttttagaaataatgaaaaattgtaaatttaaatttacatattcttattgcgtagtacacataagacaaattgtagcctattatatacttcttactctcaattcaggaatccgcccctgagcacgagttctactctttcaagggTGAGctaaatttttttatgtttctattatatttatgttacaatcattagcaaaatagatagatagatagatagatagatagatagatagatagatagatagatagatagatagatagatagatagatagatagatagatggatggatggatggatggatggatggatggatggatggatggatggatggatggatggatggatggatggatggatggatggatggatggatggatggatggatggatggatggatggatggatggatggacggacggatggatggatggatggatggataattaaataaataaataaaatattgtgtacTAGTATTGACTTTTATAGTCAATGCCTAATATATAGGCTAgcccactattattttcatctCCAGTGCCAGGCCAATTTTTCTCCAACAACAGTAATagtattaatgataatgataataataataataataataataataataatagtaggcctaataataataataataggcctaataataataataataataataataataataggcctaataataataataatacttgtgataaatattttacaattaattatgcaaattctaaattaataaatggatcaaatttattactatacaaatttgcagttttaatgcatctggaggcAGAGGAGAGAGATTCAGAATTCTGTGGCTGCAAGACAAGATGTGATATGTAATTTTTTGTACTTTTTCAGGAGCGAGAATTTAGAGTTTGAACGATTCTATAAAATCCTAATATCATGTTCCATAACAacgggttagagagaaaaataatagaaatatgcaTGGCATCTTTTGTCATAATAAAGGTATTATCATATCGCAAAAACTCATTTTCGCCAAAATTGACATAATATATCACCTTTTGTCTTGAAACGAAAGCAAACGTCGTTTATAAAAGATTCACGAGTTGCATTACATGTAGGATGCTTCATTCAGATTGAAGAAGATTACTCTGTTATGAAAGTGTTTTTCCTCGTCTCTCCCGACTCTTTGCACAGGCTCCTTGCTCCCAGTCATATGTAGGCTTATGCATACACTGCATTCTCAACAAAGACCAAGGAACTTCCTTGTGCTGTGACATGTCTGCTTTTATCTTTGAGATaatatatttgttattgaagttaATTTTGATAGCTGTGTCGTAAATGACTTCCGTACAGTAGCGACTGATTGAGGAAAGTGATGTAATTTTGTGCTGTAAGTCTTGTAGttcataattatgtttttttttttttaatctggtaaatagttttcgagaaataaatattttagtgcAACGCTGCAGATTTAAATAGCTCTGGTGGGTTCAAACGTCTTCCCTTATTTTCTGGAATATTGATTTTACGGTACAATGCTTTAAATTGTACGTATTTATTCAcatagtaactaattacactcaataatgacaatgaataataaacacaactaataaaaatacaattaataataaattaataataatactgataataattaatagtagtagtagtaataataataataataacaataataataataataataataataataataataataataataattgataacaataacaagaagcatcctaaattaaatgaagcacgatcacttaaaataacatttaaagtaaatctaatttatatcttaatcctaagttcgaactaaaacccacgaatatgGTATGTTCATAGctgcacaagtacttttcagcactacactcatttcgctgacaactcactcattgcattggaactacgatacatttcactgattctatcctgatttcactaacacttcaaaaacatttcactgttcaaatactttgcacttcacttacacaacacacttcactgtctcaacacacttcacacttcactgacacaacacacttcttcactgatataacacttaaaataaaaaaatatcaattacaccctttaaatagtgtgtataatatactaccgtctattagtaaagtccttaagcctgtttttaaatacatttttggttattggtaaagcctttagtaagtctgcagttaAAGCATTCccgtccctgatagtacgactgagaaaagaaaactttccagtgtccgtccgtcctct contains the following coding sequences:
- the LOC138713496 gene encoding uncharacterized protein produces the protein MDANSSTKETKSMESEEKRSSVVHFARTDSMEDIAIEPEGNNDSRQEAKQKENPTEHHYVNEFLIQESDAEKGGDVENSDKDDDEDDTPYWKTRNFLKLLCLLTVVFGIAILFPYFSISYYYSRIEKRKQEGLH